Proteins from a single region of Hordeum vulgare subsp. vulgare chromosome 6H, MorexV3_pseudomolecules_assembly, whole genome shotgun sequence:
- the LOC123401250 gene encoding homeobox-leucine zipper protein ROC5-like, giving the protein MSFGGLFDGGGGGGGMQFPYAGAFSSSPALSLGLDNAGGRDGGIGGRMFPDGAMARDAEAQNDSRSGSDHLDAISGVGDDDDDAEPSGSNPRKRKKRYHRHTPQQIQELEALFKECPHPDEKQRGELSKRLSLDARQVKFWFQNRRTQMKTQLERHENALLKQENEKLRTENLTIREAMRTPMCGGCGSPAMLGEVSLEEQHLRIENARLKDELNRVCTLATKFLGKPVSLLSPLQLQPHLSMPLPNSSLELAVGGIGGIGSMQSSMHGMMSEYAGGASSSMGTVITPARATGSALASMVDIDRSVFLELAISAMDELVKMAQTDDPFWVTGLPGFPDKESLNFEEYLHSSQHCIGMKPAGFVSEASRESGLVIIDNSLALVETLMDERRWSDMFSCMIAKATILEEVSNGIGGTRNGALLLMKAELQVLSPLVPIREVIFLRFCKQLAEGAWAVVDVSIDGLLSNQNSATTSAGANLKCRRLPSGCVMQDTPNGYCKVTWVEHTEYDEASVHQFYRPLLRSGLAFGASRWLATLQRQCECLAILMSSATASPNEQTAISQEGRRSMLKLARRMTENFCAGVSASSAREWSKLDGATGSIGEDVRVMARKSVSEPGEPPGVVLSAATSVWVPIAPEKLFDFLRDEQLRAEWDILSNGGPMQEMARIAKGHQNGNSVSLLRASAMSANQSSMLILQETCTDASGSIVVYAPVDIPAMQLVMNGGDSTYVALLPSGFAILPDGPSIGSEHKTGGSLLTVAFQILVNSQPTAKLTVESVETVNNLISCTIKKIKTALQCATPEC; this is encoded by the exons ATGAGCTTCGGGGGGCTcttcgacggcggcggcggcggcggcggcatgcAGTTCCCTTACGCCggcgccttctcctcctcgcccGCGCTCTCCCTCGGGCTG GACAACGCCGGCGGGCGAGACGGCGGCATCGGCGGGCGGATGTTTCCCGACGGCGCGATGGCCAGGGACGCGGAGGCGCAGAACGACAGCCGGTCGGGGAGCGACCACCTGGACGCCATCTCCGGcgtcggcgacgacgacgacgacgccgagcCCAGCGGCAGCAACCCCCGCAAGCGCAAGAAGCGCTACCACCGCCACACGCCGCAGCAGATCCAGGAGCTCGAAGC GCTTTTCAAGGAGTGCCCCCACCCGGACGAGAAGCAGCGCGGCGAGCTCAGCAAGAGGCTCTCCCTCGATGCGCGGCAGGTCAAGTTCTGGTTTCAGAACCGCCGCACTCAGATGAAG ACGCAGCTGGAGCGGCACGAGAACGCGCTGCTGAAGCAGGAGAATGAGAAGCTGCGCACGGAGAACCTGACCATCAGGGAGGCCATGCGCACCCCAATGTGCGGCGGCTGCGGCAGCCCGGCCATGCTAGGGGAGGTCTCCCTGGAGGAGCAGCACCTGCGCATCGAGAATGCAAGGCTCAAGGATGAGCTCAACCGTGTCTGCACCCTTGCCACCAAGTTCCTCGGCAAACCCGTGTCTCTTCTGTCGCCACTCCAGTTGCAGCCACACCTGTCGATGCCCTTGCCAAACTCCTCACTGGAGCTAGCAGTCGGGGGAATCGGTGGCATAGGGTCTATGCAGTCTTCGATGCACGGTATGATGAGCGAGTATGCCGGGGGTGCCTCAAGCTCCATGGGCACCGTCATCACACCAGCACGGGCCACTGGTTCTGCTTTAGCATCCATGGTGGACATTGACAGGTCTGTCTTCTTGGAGCTTGCAATCAGCGCAATGGATGAACTTGTCAAGATGGCACAGACCGATGATCCTTTCTGGGTTACGGGATTGCCTGGTTTCCCGGACAAGGAGTCACTCAACTTTGAGGAGTATCTCCACTCCTCCCAGCATTGCATTGGCATGAAGCCTGCTGGATTTGTGTCTGAGGCCTCTAGGGAATCCGGCCTGGTCATCATCGACAACAGTCTTGCCCTTGTAGAGACCCTTATGGACGAG AGACGATGGTCCGACATGTTCTCATGCATGATTGCTAAGGCCACAATCCTTGAGGAGGTTTCTAACGGCATTGGCGGAACCAGGAATGGAGCGTTGCTGCTA ATGAAGGCTGAGCTACAGGTGCTCTCACCTCTGGTCCCCATAAGGGAGGTTATTTTTCTCAGGTTTTGCAAGCAGCTGGCTGAGGGTGCCTGGGCAGTGGTTGATGTGTCCATTGATGGATTGTTGAGCAATCAAAATTCTGCTACGACATCCGCAGGTGCAAACTTGAAGTGCAGGAGGCTACCTTCCGGCTGTGTGATGCAAGACACTCCCAATGGCTACTGTAAG GTCACATGGGTTGAGCATACTGAATACGATGAGGCATCTGTCCATCAGTTCTACCGACCACTTCTCCGATCTGGTCTTGCCTTTGGCGCCAGCCGTTGGCTCGCCACTCTGCAGCGCCAGTGTGAATGCCTGGCCATCCTCATGTCCTCTGCTACAGCGTCACCTAATGAACAAACAG CTATATCACAAGAGGGTAGGCGTAGCATGCTGAAGCTCGCACGCAGGATGACGGAGAACTTCTGTGCGGGGGTGAGCGCATCATCTGCGCGTGAATGGAGCAAGCTGGATGGTGCAACAGGTAGCATCGGTGAGGATGTGCGTGTTATGGCACGAAAGAGTGTGAGCGAGCCTGGGGAGCCACCGGGGGTGGTGCTGAGTGCCGCCACATCTGTATGGGTGCCTATTGCCCCTGAGAAGTTGTTCGACTTTCTGCGTGATGAACAGCTGCGTGCCGAGTGGGATATCCTCAGTAATGGAGGACCCATGCAGGAGATGGCTCGAATTGCAAAGGGGCATCAGAATGGAAATTCGGTATCCCTCCTCAGGGCCAGT GCTATGAGTGCCAACCAGAGCAGCATGCTGATCCTTCAGGAAACGTGTACTGATGCATCTGGGTCGATTGTTGTATACGCTCCTGTGGACATCCCAGCAATGCAGCTGGTCATGAACGGCGGGGACTCCACCTATGTTGCTCTGCTGCCATCTGGATTTGCCATTCTGCCTGACGGTCCTAGCATTGGCAGCGAGCACAAGACCGGCGGCTCTCTGCTGACGGTGGCATTCCAGATTCTTGTGAACAGCCAGCCCACCGCCAAGCTCACAGTGGAATCGGTCGAGACCGTGAACAATCTTATCTCCTGCACTATCAAGAAGATCAAGACGGCGCTGCAATGCGCAACGCCTGAGTGTTAG